A stretch of DNA from Acidobacteriota bacterium:
TGGAATCGTTTTCCTCTTGCGACGAGCGGAGAACGACGGCTGAGGCTTTCAAAGCCATTCCAAATTCTGAAATCGAGCTTGTGGGGGGGATGATTCTTACTTCTATCCTGTCCCCTGCTCTAAGGTCGAGATTGGAGCAGAAATAGATACCCCCGCTGCTGATGTCGATCGAATAGGTGTCATCCTCCTGAACTTCTCCCGAGGAGTGAATCTTCATGATCTTCACCGCCATGGAATCCTTGATTCTTGGAGAAAGCCGCCGGTCTTGCTTGAGGTCCATTTTGCGCCCCCTCCGATAATTCCATCCGAGGAACAAATTTTATTTATTATACTACCTTAGGAGTCGAAGAATCAAGAATAGCAGAAAAGAAGTTTGCACGATTTACAGTGGAATCGTAAAATTTAAGAATAACTATTGGGAGAGAACATGCAAAGAAAGTTAGCGGCTCTGAACCCGATCATGCTTTTCTTATTTCTATTGTTTTCGATCTCGGTCTGCAGCGCCATGCAGCGCGTCGAGGGAGGAAGAAGGGTCCCTCCTCCAACAGAGAAGGGGTCATTCGTTGGAACCTGGTATTATGTAGATCGCGATCAGCAATTTGCAATCTTCCTCATGAAGGAGGGAAGGAAGGTGAAGGCAAAACTGCGCTGGGAAATGAAGACTGGAGAATCCTTTGAGACGGACTGGGATGGAGAGTGCAGATACATGTACCGGGGAAACGAGGGCATTGTCCATTTCGACATAGCGAATCCAGGAAACAAGAAGAGACTGGATGGTAAATGGCTCTGGCAGTACAAGTACGGAGCCAACGAGAGAAAGGAAATGGCCACTTTCAACATTTACAGGGCAGAGGAGGGACTCAAACTCGTCTGGCTCATGCCGGACTGGCAGAAAGTGTTCAGAGAAGGTGATAAGGAAAAGAAGATGAAGTTCCAGCAGATGCACATTCTGAGGAAGGCATCGGAACGGATCATTAATTGGGAGGAGATACCCTTCTAAACAGATTTTTTAGATCCGCTTTTCTTCCAGAAATAGATGTAGGCGCCTGTAGCGATTATGGCCGTTAATATTCCGAGAAACTGAGATGTCGATAGAGCCTCGCCAAATAGAGATCCTCTGAAGTCTCCTCGATACATTTCTATGTAAGAACGGACAATCCCATACAGGATGAAAAGTGAGATGCCTATCTGCCCGTCAAACTTCTTCCTCCTGTACATAAGGGCCAGGATGATGGCGATGGCAAAACATCCTAACGCTTCGTAAATCTGCGTGGGGTGAATCGGAACATAGGGAAGATCGGGATGAATGCGGTGTGCCAGAGCATTAGTGAATGTAACCGCCCATGGGACGTCGCCAGGCTTTCCATAACAGCATCCTGAGAGAAAGCAACCCAAGCGGCAGATGCCAAGCCCGAGCATGATGAGAGGCGCGTAAATGTCCATGAGCGTCAAGACAGGAAGACCCCTGTACCTCGCATACGAAACACCGACAAAAAATGCGGCTAGCAGACCTCCGTACCAGACACCACCAGAGATGAAAATGATCCATATAACTCGGGGATTATTAAAAATTTGCCTGTAACTTATCATAAGATGAAATAGTTTTGAGCCTATTAAGCCTGAGATCCCCGCAAAAAAATAAAACTCGACCAGCTTTCCATAATCCAGCTTTTCCCTTATCGCTAAAAACTTAAGAAGGTATAAGGTGATGATGATTGTGATGACGGCCATGAAGCCGTAGCTGCCGATCTTCCAGAACCCAAAATCGAAAAGTAAAGGATGCATTCATCTCCTCGATAATTTTGAACTGATGCGGGCGGTTGGTGGCGCTTTGCCTCAGCCACCTGTCGATATACTTAAAGATGTCATTTTTGTCTTACAGGGTTGAAGGTTCACCTCCTTAAAATCCGAAGAGACCATAAAGTATACAATCCTTCCATATAAAAACAAGTTTTCATAATACTTGAACTTAGGCTTGCCCGTTCAAAAATTAATTCAATAAAATTAGTATCATTGCTATACATGACAACTTGATTAAATAGCATATTTTCAGAGTCAATTCTTTTAATGAATTGCTAGTTGTTGTCATTAAAACATTTATTGACGTTTTAAATAAAATTTGTCAGATAAAAATTAAAATTAGACATTTTTCATTGATAGACTCCTGTCTTTTTCAAGATATAAAAATAGAAATTTAAGAAAGGGTGTCTTTTGCCTGCAAGAACGAAAGTTCTCCTCATCTCGATGCCGGACCAGATACTGCTTTTCAACTGGCTTGGATATTTCATTCCGAATTTAGGCCTCACAAGCCTTGCAGGAAATGTCGATAAAAGATACTGTGAAGTAAAGATACTCGACCTAGTCTACAAGGCCAGGGGTGTCACCAGGACATTGATTGATATCATTAGAGAGCACAATCCGGATCTGGTCGGATTGACGGCTATGAGCTTTCAGTTTGCCAGTGCCGTGAAGGCGGCCAGAATCATAAAATCCATCAATCCAAGAATCAAGATCATGATCGGTGGCTATCATGCGGCGCTGAACAGTGAGGAGATAGTAGCTAGCCAGGATTCGCAACCCTTTGACTTCATAATCCGGGGTGAAGGAGAAGAAACATTCAGTGAACTGATCGAGGCATTTACCCTGGGGAGGGGTCCTTATAATTCCATCAAAGGGCTCACGTTCAGGGTTAACGGAGAGTTTCATTCGAATCCTAGCAGGGAACTCATTGATCTGTCTTCCATCGCCTTGCCGGATAGATCGACAAGAATATTTTCATATGTTCAGACAGGGTTCAACCCTGGTCTAGATGTAGTGGAAACGTCAAGAGGATGCTATATGAGCTGCAACTTCTGCAGCATCATGAAGATGTACGGCAAAAGCTTCAGAACCTACGATCTGGAAAGAGTCATCGAAGACATCAGAATCATCAAGAGCATGGGGGGAAAGAGAATCATCTTCGTCGATGATAACATCACGCTTGATGTGGCAAGACTGGAGAGACTCTGCCATGCTATCGTGGAAGCCGGCCTGAACGACATCCGCTATGGGACGCAGGCTTCAAGCACAGGGATCGCATCGAGCGAAGAACTCGTCAGGGCAATGAAAGCGGCTAATTTCACATCTGTTTTCCTTGGCATAGAGAACATATCTCCGGAAAGGCTCCATGCCATGCGAAAGGGAAACATCGTCAATCATAGCATTAAGGCGGTGGAGATGCTGAACAGATACGAAATAGGTATCATGGGAGGTTTCATAATCGGCCTTCCCGACGACAGAAGAGAAGACATTAAGAATATCTTTGATTTCTGCAGGAAATACGACATAGATATCCCAGTTCTTCAGTGTGTGACTCCTTATCCAAAGACCGAGCAGAGAGAGCATCTCCTGAAAGAGGGTCTCGTCATCAATCCCCATGACTTCAGCAAGTACAATGGATTGCAGGTCAACGTGCGGACAAAACATCTCACCATGCGACAGATCGAGCGAGAGAGGAACAAGGGGTATTTCTTCTTCCTGTTGAGGGTATTCCTCTTCGGGAAGAGCAAGTATCTTAAAAAATCCTTTCACAATGTTCCCAATTTTGCCAGGATCTACATGGCTGCAATGCTTTCTTCTGTCATCCTCTTCATTCTTCTCTTTTCCAAGAAATGGTCCAGCGTCTCCCATTGCCGATTCGAAACATACTCGGAAAAGATGCTGAGCCCTTTCCGTTCTCTCCAAAACCTCTTCTCAAGGCATCGTATCCAGAAGGAAGCCAGTCCTCTTCCTCATGCCCGGCTGGAAACCGAGAAGGAAAATTAATAAGCCCGGCGCTTCGCCAGTACTCCTATGATCCCGCCGGTGCTCTATGGATGAGCATTGTTGACAGGGCAATTCTTCGATGATAGATTTTGAACTGGTCTGAGCCATGAGAATCACTGCCAAAGGAATCTATGCCATACGGGCGATCTTTGATCTGGCACATCATTCGAGCGGAACACCTGTTTCCCTTACCTCCATCTCAAAGAGGCAGAACATCTCCCTTCCCTTTCTCGCTCAGATCTTTCACCTTCTGAGAAAAGGGAATATCGTGAAATCTGTCCGGGGGCCCAAAGGAGGATTCATTCTAGCCAAACGATGCGAGGATATTTGCATAGGCGAGGTCCTGCGGATAGTAGAAGAACCACTCTGTACTGTTGCTCCGACTATCTCCGGAGAAGTGCGGAAGAAGAAAAGAGCCGATGAATGCATCTCTAATCTTCTCTGGAGGAGGCTGGGCGAACAGATCGTCAGACTTCTTGACAGCACCTCCATCGCGGATCTCCTGAAGGAGACCGAATGCCCCGAAATTTGCACCTTCATACCGTACCTGGAACCCAAAGGTATCAGGAAAAGATGAACAGACTTTTCTTTGATTACAACGCAACGACCCCCGTCCGGGAGGAGGTCATGACAGAAATGCTCCCCTTCTTTTCAGAGAATTTTGGAAATCCTTCCAGCATCCACCGCTGGGGCCAGAGGGGAAGGGAAGCTGTTGAGAGCGCAAGGGAGAAGGTAGCAGCTTTGATCTCAGCGAGCAGCGAAGAGATTGTCTTCACCAGCGGGGGCTCTGAGGCAAACTCGCTCGCTCTAGCCGGAACCGCCTTAAATTTGCTTGATAAGAAGGGACATATAATCGTTTCTTCCATCGAGCATCCTTCCGTACTCAGGTGCGCAGAATTTCTCGAAGGGCTTGGCTTCAGGATTTCGAAGGTTAAGCCAGATTCTCATGGGGTCGTCCCGCCAGATCAGGTTTTCAGGGAGCTGCGAAGAGACACTATCCTAATCAGCATCATGCATTCCAACAATGAGACTGGAGCGCTGCAGCCAGTTGAAGAGATCTCTACGATGGCTCACGAGCGGGGGATCCGTTTCCACACGGACGCTGTGCAGAGTGCCGGAAAGGTACAGTTTAGTATCAAAAAGATCGATCCTGACCTCCTTCCTCTCTCCTCTCATAAATTTTATGGTCCAAAAGGGATCGGGGCCCTCTACGTGAAAAAAGGGGAAAGGCTTTCTCCATTGATCTTCGGCGGAGGTCAGGAAAAGGGGCTGAGAGGTGGGACAGAAATGGTTCCCCAGATCGTTGGAATGGGAGTCGCCTCCAGTCTGGCAGCACGCGAGATCGATCATTATGAAGGGAGACTATCCTCGATAAGGAACGAATTTGAAAGAACGATAAAAGAGAAGATTCCCGGGGTGATAATAAATGCCGAAGACGCGCTGAGGCTGCCCAACACGAGTAGCGTCATCTTTAAAGGTGTTGATGCTCACTCGCTCATGATATCTCTCGATCTGGAGGGAGTTGGAGTCTCGACAGGCTCTGCTTGCCATTCCGGAACGGTGGAGCCTTCTCATGTCCTCCTGGACATGGGAATAAGCAGAGAAGATTCTCTATCCACGCTTAGAATCAGTTTTGGCCGCATGACTTCCCTTGAAGATGCTCTGATCCTTTCTTCCATCCTTAATAAGAAAGTCACGGAATTGAGGTCAAAAAAAAGAGGCTGAAGGATGAGAGTGGCCGTTGCAATGAGTGGGGGTGTGGATAGCTCTGTTGCTGCTTCAATTCTTGTAGAACAGGGATACAACGTCGTCTGTCTGACCATGCGGCTTCTGGACCTGAAGGGAGAGGAAGGTGGGGCCCCGCGCTGTTGTTCTCCGAAAGATATAGGGGATGCGAGGAGGGTGGCAGCACAGTTGGGCATCCCGGCTTATGTCATCGACATGAGGGAAGAGTTCAGAAAGAGGATCGGTGAATATTTCTTCTCTTCCTACCTCCAGGGAAAGACACCAAATCCATGCATCCTCTGCAACAGCGAGCTGAAGTTCGGCACCCTTCTTAGAAAAGCTCTTGAGATTGGAGCCGATAAGATCGCGACAGGACATTATGCGAGGATAGAATTTTCTGAATCGTTTGGGAGATTCTTGTTGAAGAGAGGAATAGAAGCATCCAAGGATCAGGCTTACTTTCTTTTCAACCTGGATCAGGAGCAGATGGCCAGGACCATTTTCCCAGTCGGAGAGATGACTAAGGAGGAGGTGAGAGAAAAAGCGAGATGCATTGGTCTAAAGGTTGCGGAAAAAGAGGAAAGCCAGGACATCTGCTTCTCCCCCGGCGGCGATTGCAGATCCTATATCAGGCACGTGATTGAGGATAAACCCGGAGAAATCATAGATTCATCGGGTCTTGTTCTCGGTTCCCACAGAGGGATACATCATTTCACGATCGGACAGAGAAGAGGGATAGGAATAGCTCATCCGCGTCCGCTTTACGTTCTAAGAATAGAGCCGGAAAGAAACAGAGTTGTTGTTGGTGAAGCGGAAGAATTGTACGAGAAGAGCCTGCTTGTTCATGGAACGAACTGGATCTCATGGGAGGAGCCTCCCATGGAGTTCAGAACGACGGTAAAAATAAGGTCGACACATCGCGGGGAACCGGCACTGGTCAGAAGAGTTTTGAACCAGCTCTGGCGGGTGGAATTCGATGAGACTGTAAGAGGAATAGCTCCAGGGCAGGCAGCCGTCTTTTATGATGGAGATACCGTCATTGGCGGTGGGTGGATCAGCATTATGGGCAGTGAAGATATTGGCGTTGACAGAGAGTCCTTGTTCTGATACAAAATGTGAGCAAGCGGGCATAGCTCAGCTGGTAGAGTGCAAGCTTCCCAAGCTTGAAGTCGCGGGTTCGATCCCCGTTGCCCGCTCCATACAAATTTCAATAGTAATAATTTCAAAATCCATAAAACATCTCGAAGCGCATTCAGCGGAAATAATATCTTGCCTCAGCTGTGATGTAGTGGTAAATTCATAGATAATTAAGGAGATATCTGTTTTGGCAGCCTTTAAGGTTTGTCAAAAAGGAGCTCAATTTGAAGATTCTGCTTGTTAATGGCACTGGGTTGCTGACCGATCTGGAAAGATCGTTCTTGAAGAGATATCACTGCACGATCATAATTTCTGGGGATGCATCGGATGCTCTGAACAGGGCAAAGAGCGAAATGCCTGATGTCATCGTCCTTGACTCATCCATTTCCTCCTCGGACCCGTTTCAGTGTTGTCGGAAATTAAAATCTCAACTTGAGACGAAAAGTATCCCCATTATTTTCCTTGCATTCCCCGAACAGGTCGGCAAATGCAGGGAAGCTGGATGTGATTGTATTATCGAGAAGCCGATTCAGAAAGAAACATTCCTGAGACATCTATCCCGATTCATTGATCTGGCTGAACGTGAGTCGGAGAGAATCCATGTCGTAAAAAAGGTCCACTGCAACATGAAGGATTCAGCTCCCTTTAAACTTTATTCAAAGGATTTGAGCATCTCAGGCATTTTCCTGAAGAGCCGGAACCCCCTTCCAGTCGGGAGTCTCATTGAGATGAATTTCCTGCTTTCCGGCAGGGGGGACAAAAGAATCAGGGCTTCCGGTGAAGTCGTCCGGTGTATAGAGCATGAAAGGGATTCCCATCTGATAGCGGGGATGGGAATCAGATTCAGAGAGATGAAAGCCGCTGATAGACTTGCCATCAATCACTTTCTTGGAGGGAAAGGGAAATAAGTATGACTCAACCCTCGATGAAAAAAAGGATATTCGTCATCGATGACGAATTCGAGATATTGGAGTTGACCAGGATGATCCTCGAAAAGGAAGGGTTTCAGGTCATGGGAGCAAGTTCAGGAAGGGAAGCCCTCCTGAAGCTACAGGAGATATCACCGGACCTCATCCTTCTTGACATCAACATGCCTGAAATGGGAGGATGGGAACTTCTGCGAGTGCTGAAAGCCGATGAGATTACAGCTTCTATCCCGGTGATCCTCTTCACGATAAAATCCGAGGTGAGAGACAAAATCCATGGCATTCAGGAAGGCGCATTCGATTACATCACCAAACCCTTTTCATACGACGAACTCGTTTCGAGGGTCAAGAGAATCTTCGAGTGTTTGCACTACGCCGGTGGAGGAACTGCGTCTGCCGAGATTGGATGATCGTTCTGCCACTCTCAATGGAGTGTTAATGGAAAAAGAGAGAAAACGAGATGAGAGCCTGCAGCTGAAGATCAATTATCTCAAGATGAAGAGTGCCCTTGTGGATCGAAATACAGGGCTGCCTTCCTTTCACATCTGCTTCGACGATATCAGGAGCTTCATGGAGCACCGCCGTTATGTGGGAGTGATCCACATCGAGATCAGTAACATATACCTGGTGGAATCCCTCTATGGCTGGCAGAGCTTCGAGAAGATCCTGAAGAAGATCTCAGAGAGATTGAACGAGTTGCGGGGAAAGGTTTTTTCCGAAAAGTCAATCCTGACAATGAACGCTGCCTATGGGGACAAGTTCATTCTCTTCGTTTCCGAAACGCTGGAAGGAGAAGACATCACTCCCGAGAACCTACTCGACCTGACCGATAAGCTGACGGATAGTCTCTCAGGAGAGTTTCTCTCGGAAGAGTATGCGACTATGGCTGCAAGACTGGGATTCAACCTGGGATGTTCAATCCTTCAGGAGAGCCCTTTCTACAGATTGGAGCGCTTAGTCTATCAGGCCATTGAGGAATCCAGGAACATGCCCTTAAGGAGGGAGGAAAAGAGAATATCAGCCCTCACATCGGAATTGAAGAACATCATCAATGCGGAAAAGATACAGACCGTTTTCCAGAATATCGTGGACGTAAGTAACATGGAAGTCTTCGGATACGAGGCTTTTTCCAGGGGGCCGAAGGACAGCGCCTTTGAGAAACCAGCCATGATGTTCGCTCTCTCAAACCGAATGGGGATGTCCGCTGACCTTGACAGGGTATGCAGGAAAGTTGCTCTGAAGAATGCTGAGGGACTCCCAGCCGGTGCCAAGCTGTTCATCAATTCTCTTCCATCAAGCATTGCAGATCCGGACTGGATCAGCGGCAAGATTGACGAACTCCTCTGGCAGCACGGAATGAGAGCAGAGGACATTGTTCTTGAGATCCCGGAGAAACACTACAATGAAGATTCGACCTCCTTTGAGAAGAACGCCCGCTTTCTGAAGGGGAAGGGGATGTCAATTGCCATCGACGATATAGGAACGGGATATTCCAGCCTTCAGACGATCATGGACCTGAATCCGGATTACCTGAAGATCGATGAGAGCCTGATACGCGACGTAGATAAAAATCTCATCAAGCAGGAGCTGATCCGCTCTCTCATTCAGATTGCAAGCAACATAGGTGCCTTCATCATTGCTGAAGGAGTGGAGACCGATCATGAGCTCGACACGGTGAAAAAGGTTGGCGTGAGATATGCCCAGGGGTATTTCTTCTCCTATCCAGTGGGAAGCTTGGGAACATTCTCAAAGAAAGACCTGAAAAATCACTGAGCCCGCGGGATGGGTTCAATTTGAAGGCAAGGTAGAACGAAGGATAATTTAATAGATGCTGGAGAACGATCTTCTCGACAAATTTTTCTCTCTTCTGTCCTCCGGACTTCTCTCCGAATATGCCTATCTTCTTGCTACGCTCGTTGGATCCATCGGTCTGATTGCTCTCATCCTTGCCATAATCCTGATAAAGGCCAGAGGAACCAAGAAGGAGATTCACAAGATACTGAGGGGGACAGAGGAGTTTCTGCACGGGAATTACGAGTGGAGGATCGATGTCGCGAATGACGGAGAATTAGGAAAGATATCTGCCAATATTAATCAGATCGTCTCCGACTTCAGGGAAAGATCATCCGAGATCGAGAACTCCAGGGATTATTTTCATAACCTTGTGGAAAGTGCCGCCGATTGTGCCATCCTCTCCGTCGGCACAGACTGGGACATCGTTTCTTTCAACACAGGCGCTGCCAGTCTTCTGGGCTGGGAAAAGGAGCAGATTATCGGAAAGAACGCCAGCGTAATATTCGGCGAAACAACATGGCTCAGCCTACTTTCCCTTCTGGCTAAGAAAGAATTCAAAGAAAGGTCCTTCCTTCTGAAGGGAGAGTTCAAAAGGAAGGATGGCACACTCTTCCAGGGAAAGGCCTCAATCCATCCGGTCAGGTCTAAAGCTGTAGCCATTGTGGGCTTCCTTCTCATAGTGGGCGACATATCAGAAGAGGAAAAACTCGAAAAAGAGCTGAAAGCATCGGAAGAAAGGTACAGGTCCCTTTCCGAGGGGCTGGCAGAGGCGGTCTTCATCATGCAAAAGGGGAAGATCATTTTCGCGAACTCTGCTCTCGCCACCCTTCTTGGATCGAACAAGGAGCAACTCGTGGGAAGTCTCTTCCTGGATTTTGTTTCGACCGAAGACCTTATCCTTGCAATGAGCTCTTTCAATGAACTGGAAAGCAATCCCGGAAAGAAGATCGCGATTAATCTTAGGATAATGGACAGGACCGGACGGGGTTCCGCGGAGATGGCTCTCGTGGTCTCTTCCATATCCTTCCAGGGGGAACCTGCGATCATAGCCTCCATGGCGGACATCACGGAAAATGCAAGAATGGAAAGGAGAATGAGAGTCCACGAGATGAGGCTTCAGTCAACTGTGGACTCCGTTTCCGATGCGATACTGCTTGTCGATGAACTTCCTTCCGGTGCTACAGTGGTCCTTGTAAACAAAAGCTGGCAGAAGCTGTTTGGCATAGAGCCTGTTTCGCTCCTGGGCCTTTCGCTGGAAAGAGTAATGGATGTACTCTCGGCAGTGATGAAGAACGGGGAAGATTTCAGGAGAAAGATGGCCTGGATCCTCGGAGGAGCAGAAACTAGAGAAGCGCTACTCTTCGAACTTGAGAAACCGGAACCAAGGATCATAGAATGCGTAACCTCTGCCATCGAAGAAGCGGAGAGAGGAATCGGTGCAAGAGTCTTCTCGTTCCGTGATGTGACGAACCAGAAGGAATTCGAAGAGAGGCTGAAGGAGAACGCAGAGGAGTTGAAGAAGTCCCGAGAGGCTCTGGAAAAGGCATACAGCGAGCTTAACATCGTCAACGAGAACCTGCAGAGAAGAGCCCAAGAACTGGATCGGATGAATCAGGAGTTGCGAACGCTTGATGAGATGAAAACGAAGCTACTTGCAAATGTATCGCACGAACTTCAGACACCTCTGGTCTCCATCAAGGGATACACCGAGATGATTCTGAAGCGGAAGCTGGGTGCTATCACCGAAGAACAGGAGAAAGGACTCAAAGTTTCTCTGAAGAACATCGATCGATTGATAAGGATGATCGATAACCTCCTGAATTTTTCCAGGCTGGGAAAGGAGGAAGAAAAACTCCAGCGGGAAGAATTTCCGCTCTGGCAGGTCATCGATGAAGCGATCGAGCTCGTCAGGGAGAAGATGGAAGCCAGCGACATTTCCATCATGACGAAGTATCAAACCGAGGATCTCCAGGTAAATGCGGATCGCGGGAGGATCTCCCAGGTCTTCATCAACCTCCTCTCCAATGCCATCAAGTTCAACAGGCATGGAGGAGAGGTCTTCATCCTGGTCAGCAGAGGGACCCCAGGATATCTCATAGTTGACGTTAATGATACGGGGATAGGGATCCCTCCGGAGCACTTGGACAAAATATTTGAAAGATTCTACAGAGTGCAGTCCATGCAAGCGAGAGCGCTTGAGGGAACAGGCATCGGGCTTTCCATCGTGCGCGACATACTTAAACAGCACCAGTGCGATATCAGCGTTCGGAGCAAAGTTGGTGAGGGCTCCACCTTTACCTTCACGCTCCCGCTCGCAGAAGCGCGAGAGAGATCCTTGACCGCTCCCCCTGCAGAATCCTCGATATATCCTCAGGAGGAAGCAGAAACAGAGAAACCGATCAAGGAGATCAAAAAGGTCGGAACAGTCAAAATAAAGATTATAAAGAGCCCGATCAAAGGGCGCATCAAGAATTTGAACCACTGAAGAGTCAGGAAATAGAAAGCTTTCTCAATCTTTCATAAAGGATGATGGCCGCCGAGGCGTTGACGTTCAATGAGTCAACCCCACCGGCCATGGGAATGCAGATGCTTCCATCGGTGAAATCAAGATAGCTTTCCGGTATTCCTTTCCCCTCGCTTCCGAACAGGATCAAAGAAGGCCGTTGAAAATCAACTTCCGTGTATCGCAGAGAGCCTGCCGAAGATGTTGCGTATATCCTGATCTCTTTTTTCTTCAGGAGTGCAAGGGACTCCTTCCAAGTGAGGCTTCGTACGATCGGAATGGCAAAGAGGGAACCCATGCTCCCGCGCACTGTCCTGGGATTGTAGACATCGGCACAGCCTTCGAAGACGAGAACCGCGGTTGCAGAACCTGCATGGGCAGTGCGAATAAGAGCTCCAAGGTTGCCGGGATCCTGAACGCCGCATAAACCTATGAAGAGGGGAACCCCCTCCTGCATTTCATCGATCCCACTTTTGATGACTTCCTCCAGAGACTGGTCGATCCATTTCGCAAGAGCAATGACCTCTTGATTCGTATGACGCGATTTAATCCGATCCATGAGGGAATCAGAAACTTCAATAATGGGGATCCCTTTCCGGGATGCCAGAGCCATAAGATCGCGCACTTTGTTCCCGGCAATTGCCCGCGTTCTTGTGCTGAATAGCAAGGTGCGAATAAATGGAGCTGAACTGAATCTACCGGAGAGAGTATCGTGTATGATCTTGAATCCTTCAAGGACGAACTCCCGCTGCTCTTCCCTGAATCGAGGATAGGCAAGAAGCTTCCTAATCTTCTTTATCAGAGGGTTGTCCTTACTCTTCAGCATGTCAAACGGTTCACTACCTGGAATGCTTTGATGATACTATAAGTCAAAGCAGGGTTAAGGACAAGTCTAATATGCAATGATCGCTGGGTTAATTGAAACTTGATGGGAGAAATGAAATAATTTCAAAAGACATGTTATGGTTAAATATCAATTCTGAAAACCCGGACCAGGATGATCTGAAGAAGATCGCTGATTTGCTATCGCGGGGAGGAGTGGCGTGCATTCCCACGGAAACATTCTACGCTCTGGCAGCGTATCCTTTTCTGCAAGAAGCCGTTGATAGAATCTTTTCTATGAAAGGAAGGGAACATGAAAAGCCTCTCATTCTGCTGCTGCATGATAGGAATCAGGTTTTCGAACTAGTCTCGGAGATTCCGGCAAGCTTTCATCCGCTCGCCACATCTTTTTGGCCGGGAGCGTTAACCATGCTTTTGAAGTCATCGGAAGGAATACCGCGCTGGATAGATGCCGGAACCGGAAAAGTAGGCTTGAGAGTCACGTCTAACAGGATTGCTGTGGAATTAATCAAGAAATGCGGTTTCCCGCTCACGGGCACGAGCGCCAATAAGTCCGGTAAGCGTCCCGCCTTAACATCTGCTCAGGTTCTGAACTATTTCGGAAAAGAGATCGACTGTATTGTAAATGGGGGTAACTTGAGCGGAGGTAGACCCTCCACCCTGATCGACATCACGGTCGAACCACCAGTCCTTCTCAGAGAAGGGAGGATAAGCAGGGAAGAAATTGAAAGTGTTTTAAATAGAAGGATCGCCGGATGATAGAACATGCCTCTTCAAAATTTTATGAGGAGAAGCGATAGTTCGTCGGATAGCGTCTTCTCTCCAA
This window harbors:
- a CDS encoding PilZ domain-containing protein; its protein translation is MDLKQDRRLSPRIKDSMAVKIMKIHSSGEVQEDDTYSIDISSGGIYFCSNLDLRAGDRIEVRIIPPTSSISEFGMALKASAVVLRSSQEENDSTTFAAARFDAIPSWEAI
- a CDS encoding prolipoprotein diacylglyceryl transferase, whose product is MHPLLFDFGFWKIGSYGFMAVITIIITLYLLKFLAIREKLDYGKLVEFYFFAGISGLIGSKLFHLMISYRQIFNNPRVIWIIFISGGVWYGGLLAAFFVGVSYARYRGLPVLTLMDIYAPLIMLGLGICRLGCFLSGCCYGKPGDVPWAVTFTNALAHRIHPDLPYVPIHPTQIYEALGCFAIAIILALMYRRKKFDGQIGISLFILYGIVRSYIEMYRGDFRGSLFGEALSTSQFLGILTAIIATGAYIYFWKKSGSKKSV
- a CDS encoding radical SAM protein; translation: MPARTKVLLISMPDQILLFNWLGYFIPNLGLTSLAGNVDKRYCEVKILDLVYKARGVTRTLIDIIREHNPDLVGLTAMSFQFASAVKAARIIKSINPRIKIMIGGYHAALNSEEIVASQDSQPFDFIIRGEGEETFSELIEAFTLGRGPYNSIKGLTFRVNGEFHSNPSRELIDLSSIALPDRSTRIFSYVQTGFNPGLDVVETSRGCYMSCNFCSIMKMYGKSFRTYDLERVIEDIRIIKSMGGKRIIFVDDNITLDVARLERLCHAIVEAGLNDIRYGTQASSTGIASSEELVRAMKAANFTSVFLGIENISPERLHAMRKGNIVNHSIKAVEMLNRYEIGIMGGFIIGLPDDRREDIKNIFDFCRKYDIDIPVLQCVTPYPKTEQREHLLKEGLVINPHDFSKYNGLQVNVRTKHLTMRQIERERNKGYFFFLLRVFLFGKSKYLKKSFHNVPNFARIYMAAMLSSVILFILLFSKKWSSVSHCRFETYSEKMLSPFRSLQNLFSRHRIQKEASPLPHARLETEKEN
- a CDS encoding Rrf2 family transcriptional regulator, with translation MRITAKGIYAIRAIFDLAHHSSGTPVSLTSISKRQNISLPFLAQIFHLLRKGNIVKSVRGPKGGFILAKRCEDICIGEVLRIVEEPLCTVAPTISGEVRKKKRADECISNLLWRRLGEQIVRLLDSTSIADLLKETECPEICTFIPYLEPKGIRKR
- a CDS encoding cysteine desulfurase family protein; the encoded protein is MNRLFFDYNATTPVREEVMTEMLPFFSENFGNPSSIHRWGQRGREAVESAREKVAALISASSEEIVFTSGGSEANSLALAGTALNLLDKKGHIIVSSIEHPSVLRCAEFLEGLGFRISKVKPDSHGVVPPDQVFRELRRDTILISIMHSNNETGALQPVEEISTMAHERGIRFHTDAVQSAGKVQFSIKKIDPDLLPLSSHKFYGPKGIGALYVKKGERLSPLIFGGGQEKGLRGGTEMVPQIVGMGVASSLAAREIDHYEGRLSSIRNEFERTIKEKIPGVIINAEDALRLPNTSSVIFKGVDAHSLMISLDLEGVGVSTGSACHSGTVEPSHVLLDMGISREDSLSTLRISFGRMTSLEDALILSSILNKKVTELRSKKRG
- the mnmA gene encoding tRNA 2-thiouridine(34) synthase MnmA, with amino-acid sequence MRVAVAMSGGVDSSVAASILVEQGYNVVCLTMRLLDLKGEEGGAPRCCSPKDIGDARRVAAQLGIPAYVIDMREEFRKRIGEYFFSSYLQGKTPNPCILCNSELKFGTLLRKALEIGADKIATGHYARIEFSESFGRFLLKRGIEASKDQAYFLFNLDQEQMARTIFPVGEMTKEEVREKARCIGLKVAEKEESQDICFSPGGDCRSYIRHVIEDKPGEIIDSSGLVLGSHRGIHHFTIGQRRGIGIAHPRPLYVLRIEPERNRVVVGEAEELYEKSLLVHGTNWISWEEPPMEFRTTVKIRSTHRGEPALVRRVLNQLWRVEFDETVRGIAPGQAAVFYDGDTVIGGGWISIMGSEDIGVDRESLF
- a CDS encoding PilZ domain-containing protein; the protein is MKILLVNGTGLLTDLERSFLKRYHCTIIISGDASDALNRAKSEMPDVIVLDSSISSSDPFQCCRKLKSQLETKSIPIIFLAFPEQVGKCREAGCDCIIEKPIQKETFLRHLSRFIDLAERESERIHVVKKVHCNMKDSAPFKLYSKDLSISGIFLKSRNPLPVGSLIEMNFLLSGRGDKRIRASGEVVRCIEHERDSHLIAGMGIRFREMKAADRLAINHFLGGKGK